One Psychrosphaera aestuarii DNA window includes the following coding sequences:
- a CDS encoding helix-turn-helix domain-containing protein yields the protein MLHVNNPIIKHKTGLLNLAEELGNVSKACKVMGVSRDTFYRYQELVEEGGLDALIDKNRRSPNLKNRVDEAFGEIETAHPGYLGSQDTFYVGNLKGVGRIYQQTFDTYSKVAFAKLYTTKTPITAADILNDKVLPYFEQQELPILRILTDRGTEYCGKVEHHDYQLYLAINDIVHTKTKAMSPQTNGIWERFHKTILNEFYQVTFRKKLYSSLEELQKDLDDWLVYYNTERTHQGKMCCGRTPLETLEDGKRIWAKVSLQIKRQLTKVSYSSPF from the coding sequence ATGTTGCATGTTAACAATCCAATCATTAAACACAAAACTGGTTTACTTAATTTAGCCGAAGAATTAGGTAACGTATCCAAAGCCTGTAAAGTCATGGGCGTTTCACGAGATACATTTTATCGATACCAAGAGCTAGTCGAGGAAGGCGGGCTCGATGCGTTAATTGATAAAAATCGTCGGTCTCCTAATCTCAAGAACAGAGTTGATGAAGCATTTGGGGAAATCGAAACAGCTCATCCTGGTTATCTTGGCTCACAAGATACGTTTTATGTGGGTAATCTCAAAGGTGTCGGTCGTATTTACCAGCAAACGTTCGATACATACAGCAAGGTTGCGTTCGCTAAGCTCTACACGACTAAAACGCCTATCACAGCAGCAGACATACTCAACGATAAGGTTCTGCCTTATTTCGAGCAACAAGAGCTACCTATACTGCGTATCCTAACGGACAGAGGCACTGAGTATTGCGGTAAGGTCGAACATCACGATTACCAGTTGTATCTGGCGATAAACGACATTGTTCACACGAAAACAAAAGCCATGTCACCTCAGACAAATGGGATCTGGGAGCGATTCCACAAAACGATACTAAATGAGTTTTATCAGGTCACATTCCGTAAGAAGCTTTATAGCTCACTGGAAGAACTGCAAAAAGATCTGGACGATTGGCTAGTTTATTACAATACTGAACGAACTCATCAAGGAAAAATGTGCTGTGGCAGAACACCACTTGAAACATTAGAAGATGGGAAACGTATTTGGGCAAAGGTGAGCCTGCA
- a CDS encoding DUF885 domain-containing protein, which translates to MKKIFFWIAGAILAIILIATSVGAHQWFTDKPYSMRLYLDREVIKLMLTSPEMKTGMGLDKLGLTAHLFELDSGKELTFLEKLPNLYALKAGVNQYTNLQDQEKLNQQAVNYLLDKLINLEKYKYHNYPLDTFGGLHSRFPDMMVKKHPIESKVHVEGYLARLKDSERYFSRVIDGVRYREQRDIIPPKIVLENVIKQLKKFVSSEIEDNILLTSLKVRMLALEDVDVEQQAIFLNQAASLIEHHVYPSYHRMIALYEELHMRAGDGVGYWRLPDGENAYQALLEFYTTADVTANEVYQTGVNEVNRIQAEMMRILNNDIGITSPIFSEAMAAFSSREALYFPDSPEGRQRVLERMTEAQKRMNALLPQYFSITNVPELEFIRSPLLTEDKDSLARYARNSVLVNLKDMRALPENSLPVLTYHEGTPGHHYQKSVTANLASMPIVLSETPFGAYMEGWGMYAERLGYDLNLYSTPEEILAYLQYDLTRAGRMVIDTGLHIKRWSRERAIDYLVTEIALSRDEAEIEVDRAIVVPGSGPMYKIGQMRILALREQAKVAMGEAFSLKQFHDDVLNSGALPLDLLEQNVTASFSDLN; encoded by the coding sequence ATGAAAAAAATCTTCTTTTGGATCGCTGGTGCCATACTTGCGATTATTTTAATTGCCACATCTGTTGGAGCCCATCAGTGGTTCACCGACAAACCCTATTCAATGCGTTTATACTTGGATAGAGAGGTCATAAAATTGATGCTCACAAGTCCAGAAATGAAGACCGGAATGGGACTTGATAAGTTAGGGCTGACAGCGCATTTGTTCGAATTAGATTCGGGGAAAGAATTAACCTTCTTAGAAAAACTGCCCAATCTGTACGCGTTAAAAGCAGGAGTAAATCAATATACTAATTTACAAGATCAAGAAAAGCTCAATCAGCAAGCAGTTAATTACCTCCTTGATAAGTTAATCAACTTAGAGAAATACAAATATCATAATTATCCGCTCGATACCTTTGGGGGATTACATAGTCGATTCCCGGATATGATGGTTAAGAAACATCCTATCGAGAGTAAAGTGCACGTTGAAGGTTATTTGGCTCGATTGAAGGACAGTGAGCGTTACTTCAGTAGGGTGATTGATGGTGTCAGGTATCGCGAACAGCGGGACATTATCCCACCAAAGATCGTGCTCGAAAACGTTATTAAACAATTGAAAAAGTTTGTCTCGTCTGAAATTGAGGACAATATTCTCCTTACATCCCTTAAGGTTCGCATGTTGGCGCTGGAGGATGTTGATGTAGAGCAGCAAGCAATTTTTCTCAATCAAGCGGCCTCACTGATTGAGCATCATGTTTATCCAAGTTATCACAGAATGATAGCGCTGTATGAAGAACTTCATATGCGTGCTGGCGACGGGGTAGGCTACTGGCGTTTGCCAGACGGAGAAAACGCTTATCAAGCCCTCCTGGAGTTTTATACAACCGCCGATGTAACAGCGAATGAGGTATATCAGACAGGCGTTAATGAGGTTAATCGTATTCAAGCGGAGATGATGCGAATCCTAAATAATGACATAGGCATCACGTCACCAATATTTTCGGAGGCAATGGCAGCGTTTAGCTCACGCGAAGCTTTATATTTCCCAGATAGCCCCGAAGGAAGACAACGTGTTTTAGAACGCATGACAGAAGCACAAAAACGAATGAACGCATTGTTACCTCAGTACTTTTCGATAACGAATGTACCTGAACTTGAGTTCATTCGAAGTCCATTGTTGACAGAAGATAAAGATTCCTTGGCTCGGTACGCGAGAAACTCTGTGCTAGTCAATTTAAAGGACATGCGAGCATTGCCGGAAAATAGTTTACCGGTACTCACCTATCATGAAGGTACTCCTGGTCATCATTATCAAAAGTCAGTGACCGCTAATTTAGCAAGCATGCCGATAGTGCTCTCGGAAACCCCCTTCGGCGCATATATGGAGGGGTGGGGAATGTATGCAGAGCGTCTGGGTTATGACCTAAATTTATATTCTACCCCTGAAGAGATACTCGCATACTTGCAATATGACTTAACACGCGCAGGTCGCATGGTGATAGATACAGGGTTGCATATTAAGCGTTGGTCGCGGGAGCGGGCGATTGATTACCTTGTGACTGAAATTGCACTTAGCCGTGACGAAGCCGAAATTGAGGTTGATAGAGCCATTGTAGTGCCGGGCTCTGGCCCGATGTATAAAATTGGGCAAATGCGAATACTCGCACTCCGCGAGCAAGCAAAAGTTGCAATGGGTGAGGCATTCTCACTCAAGCAGTTTCACGACGATGTATTGAACAGTGGCGCATTGCCACTCGATTTGCTCGAACAGAATGTAACAGCATCCTTTTCTGACTTGAATTAG
- a CDS encoding winged helix-turn-helix domain-containing protein: MTQQLAEFTIGNIRISPIENTLCFHNRHLKVAPKVMETFCFLHANGDTVVTREKVLEEIWPGRFGSDESLSKAISELRKSLSQLLNSKTKFITTVPKSGYKLELALLTEHSNKEGGSDIVQEHVSSKLPCDKQNNKTSTTTAWSLGVLGVLAFVGISFFIYTQPSEKAHRGTVLVMPFSVFDTNDLESQALGSVLLDATIDSLSNTDRINVASRTSSDMIGAKNMTVTRAKELINIDYLIEGGITRRGFEFEVRYRLVDANNFLTLFSGTVVIHEMAFNNAVNVILRSLSEYFSIPVAYSRPSSLTSEVNRLLLLGSNLIKRSYDEELWRQATDYLERAYQLAPNEPQIIRTLASHYFQMIEFADEDQRKILIKQVNELMARAEYLNLPPDTFWFLKLQLSDKYLDRTPEQSEAILTLLQAAHANGERDYTLYFYLMTTLSSLHRYDEAISYGLEGINEHPLVYRLYAGLSYVYSLKRDGQSAKDWAVKMTDIAPSDESTEWINNIAAMVNGEHQQAILWRKSLRDNGNLGYTLETDALSLSATAQAHQLERLWSLCTSKQLPLQQCWNISMAEAIQSANATRIVKLLTNHPDYVLANELSLGLVIQSLAFLTAEDFTESVISSIQPALTIYLDGRSTQTIPELATLVATYLTEIDILTIPFPEREQWLKNIFQDKQPSEFFLAEQAALSQNKDIMYALLEQIVKEQKTPPIGRYYLFFDSPYFLPYQNEARFLALKEEYHRKLRIKYQNLNWQF, from the coding sequence ATGACGCAACAACTAGCTGAATTCACAATTGGCAACATTCGAATATCGCCCATTGAGAATACACTTTGCTTTCACAATCGCCACCTTAAAGTCGCGCCCAAAGTTATGGAGACTTTCTGTTTTCTTCATGCCAATGGTGACACTGTGGTTACTAGAGAAAAAGTATTGGAAGAAATTTGGCCAGGACGGTTTGGCAGTGATGAATCTTTATCAAAGGCCATCTCTGAGCTTCGCAAATCTTTGTCCCAGCTTCTAAATTCCAAAACAAAATTTATCACTACTGTACCCAAAAGTGGCTACAAGCTAGAACTAGCTTTGCTGACCGAGCACTCTAATAAGGAAGGTGGTTCCGACATAGTACAGGAGCATGTCTCATCCAAGTTACCCTGTGATAAGCAGAACAATAAAACAAGCACGACAACAGCATGGTCACTAGGGGTATTGGGGGTGCTGGCCTTTGTTGGTATTTCTTTTTTTATCTATACTCAGCCCTCAGAAAAGGCTCATCGAGGCACAGTTTTAGTTATGCCATTCAGTGTGTTTGACACCAATGATTTGGAGTCTCAAGCACTAGGTAGTGTGTTACTTGATGCAACAATTGACAGTTTGAGCAATACCGACAGAATTAATGTTGCTAGCCGTACAAGCAGCGACATGATTGGCGCAAAGAATATGACTGTGACTAGAGCGAAAGAACTGATCAACATTGATTATTTGATAGAGGGTGGAATAACGAGACGTGGTTTTGAGTTCGAAGTTCGTTATCGCTTAGTTGATGCAAATAATTTTTTAACGCTATTTTCAGGTACTGTCGTCATCCATGAAATGGCATTTAATAATGCTGTAAATGTAATTCTTCGCTCACTGAGCGAGTATTTTTCTATTCCCGTCGCATACAGTCGCCCTTCATCATTAACGAGTGAAGTTAATAGACTACTTCTTCTCGGTAGTAACTTGATCAAGCGAAGCTACGACGAAGAACTATGGCGACAAGCCACAGACTATCTAGAGCGAGCTTATCAACTTGCCCCTAATGAGCCGCAAATTATTCGCACCTTAGCATCACACTACTTTCAAATGATTGAGTTTGCTGATGAAGACCAACGCAAGATATTAATTAAGCAAGTTAATGAATTGATGGCCCGTGCTGAATATCTGAATCTTCCTCCTGATACATTTTGGTTTTTAAAGCTCCAATTATCTGATAAGTATCTAGACCGAACACCAGAACAATCCGAAGCAATACTGACATTATTGCAAGCCGCACATGCGAACGGCGAACGTGACTACACATTGTATTTTTATCTAATGACAACCCTGTCGTCTTTACACCGTTATGATGAAGCAATCTCTTACGGGTTAGAGGGGATTAATGAGCACCCTCTAGTTTACCGTTTGTATGCCGGGCTCTCATATGTGTATAGCCTTAAACGAGATGGTCAAAGCGCAAAGGATTGGGCAGTAAAAATGACCGACATAGCACCCTCAGATGAGTCAACAGAGTGGATAAATAATATTGCAGCAATGGTCAATGGCGAGCATCAACAAGCAATATTGTGGCGAAAAAGTTTGCGCGATAATGGTAATCTGGGATATACGCTTGAAACTGACGCTCTGTCATTGTCGGCAACAGCACAGGCTCATCAACTTGAACGGCTTTGGTCTTTATGCACCAGCAAGCAACTTCCTTTACAACAGTGCTGGAATATCAGCATGGCAGAGGCGATTCAATCAGCAAACGCAACTCGAATAGTTAAACTGCTGACAAATCACCCAGACTATGTATTGGCTAATGAGCTATCGTTAGGTCTTGTAATTCAATCGCTGGCTTTTTTAACCGCTGAAGATTTTACCGAATCAGTTATATCCTCAATACAGCCAGCGCTCACAATTTATCTCGATGGCCGAAGTACACAGACGATTCCAGAATTAGCAACGCTTGTTGCAACCTATCTAACGGAAATAGATATCCTAACAATACCTTTTCCTGAGCGAGAACAATGGCTCAAAAATATCTTTCAGGACAAACAACCCTCTGAGTTTTTCCTCGCCGAGCAGGCAGCACTATCACAAAACAAGGACATCATGTATGCACTTCTAGAGCAAATTGTTAAAGAGCAAAAAACGCCGCCTATAGGTCGATACTACCTATTTTTTGACAGCCCTTACTTTTTGCCTTATCAAAATGAAGCGCGATTTTTAGCATTAAAAGAAGAGTACCATCGTAAACTACGAATTAAGTATCAGAATTTGAACTGGCAATTTTAA
- a CDS encoding alpha/beta hydrolase, with protein sequence MCFKLLITSLFLLLLNGCMTLAPSEQSLLANQTPIASYDYAETLNNIRMLNPDIHADIVEVEQKDGNKSVGIHVKQKNPEFVVLYFGPNNFPIEKHYINVLPLMLEMNADVYWFDYRGFGFTGGEATLASLTSDAKHVFNTINNKSDNSIVVHGLSLGSILAIDLAANEKVSHLVLEGSVSNVNDWMDEVFVNEAKYSYGIPTLLGYVIKPFVNVKPSKELLEIDNVSSLNKHEGNLLMLSAEDDWETPPSINKSLYKSLTNIKNKELHVFENVGHLNLLTSPNVVDTYLKFLRR encoded by the coding sequence GTGTGCTTTAAATTATTGATTACCTCATTATTTTTACTGTTATTAAATGGATGTATGACTCTAGCGCCGAGTGAACAGTCTCTTCTAGCCAATCAAACTCCGATAGCCTCTTACGACTATGCAGAAACGCTGAACAATATACGAATGTTAAACCCAGATATTCACGCAGACATTGTTGAGGTTGAACAAAAAGATGGAAACAAATCCGTTGGCATTCATGTAAAACAAAAAAATCCCGAGTTTGTCGTTTTATACTTTGGCCCGAATAACTTCCCAATTGAAAAGCACTACATAAACGTGTTGCCCTTGATGTTAGAAATGAATGCGGATGTCTATTGGTTTGATTATAGAGGTTTTGGCTTTACCGGTGGTGAAGCGACACTCGCAAGCTTAACAAGCGATGCTAAACACGTCTTCAACACCATTAACAATAAATCCGACAACTCAATCGTGGTCCATGGTTTATCGCTTGGCAGCATCTTAGCGATAGACTTAGCCGCTAATGAAAAGGTGTCACACCTTGTATTAGAAGGCAGCGTATCGAATGTGAATGACTGGATGGACGAAGTATTTGTGAATGAAGCAAAGTACTCCTATGGCATTCCAACATTACTCGGTTACGTGATTAAACCTTTTGTAAACGTAAAACCATCTAAAGAGCTATTGGAAATTGATAACGTAAGCTCACTCAATAAACATGAAGGTAACTTGTTAATGTTATCAGCAGAAGATGACTGGGAAACACCGCCGAGCATTAATAAAAGCTTATATAAATCATTAACGAATATTAAGAATAAAGAGCTGCATGTTTTTGAAAATGTCGGCCACCTTAATTTACTGACAAGCCCCAATGTGGTTGATACTTACTTGAAGTTTTTGAGGCGATAG
- a CDS encoding TonB-dependent receptor: MTHNQWLLPIVLGSSAMPFSVTAETAEAAEQASNTLETITVEGRKTNLIGDAISASEGLVGQEEISIRPLLRTGEVLELVPGMVVTQHSGTGKANQYFLRGFNLDHGTDFSTFVDGMPVNMRSHGHGQGYTDLNFLIPETVERLSYKKGSYYADVGDFSGAGHAAFSTFKKVEQGQVELTLGEDNYHRFVVLNDAEIAGGDTLYAFSHTGYDGPWTDINEDLDKTNALLKQTYELEDGFVSATFMAYDNTWNSADQIPGRAVESGLIDEFGSLDTSVGGESSRYSLSVDWQQGQWQANAYTINYDMTLWSNFTYMLDDTLDGDQFEQVDERTIWGGSLSYTLDEIKLSNGMPMNNVVGVELRNDDVAEVGLFRTKERQRLGTIRRDSVDEFSLGSYWQNSIDWNERVRTVIGLRHDFYDFDVRDLVGNGMGLTNINNVNLAANSGESDDSQTSLKANIIYSINDAWEGYLSYGQGFHSNDARGTTIRIDPSNGDAVDAVNPLVKSTGYELGLRGYMSELFNVSIALWQLELDSELLFVGDAGNTEASDASERHGLELTTYYYFNETLSVDLEYAYTEAKFSGNPDGGDLIPGAPKHVVQAGVNVDIDDAWFGSFRLRYFGKRPLIEDGSVYSDASFISNLRVGYRDGPLTYKVDVLNLTNSNDHDIDYFYESQLASEMNPVEDIHYHAFEPRTIRLSVNYQF, translated from the coding sequence ATGACGCATAATCAATGGCTGTTACCAATCGTTTTAGGATCATCAGCAATGCCATTTTCTGTTACAGCAGAAACTGCAGAGGCGGCTGAGCAGGCAAGCAATACGCTTGAAACTATTACTGTTGAAGGTCGTAAAACAAATTTAATCGGTGACGCCATATCCGCATCTGAAGGTCTTGTTGGCCAAGAAGAGATTTCAATCCGACCGTTATTAAGAACAGGTGAAGTATTAGAGTTAGTTCCTGGAATGGTGGTGACTCAACATAGCGGCACAGGAAAAGCGAACCAATACTTTTTGCGTGGCTTTAATTTAGACCACGGCACCGACTTCTCTACTTTTGTTGATGGTATGCCCGTTAACATGCGCTCGCACGGTCACGGCCAAGGTTATACAGATTTAAACTTTTTAATACCAGAGACGGTTGAACGTTTGAGTTACAAAAAGGGATCTTACTACGCCGATGTTGGTGACTTCAGTGGTGCAGGTCATGCTGCGTTCTCTACGTTTAAAAAAGTAGAACAGGGACAAGTTGAACTTACGCTAGGTGAAGACAACTATCATCGTTTTGTTGTGCTTAACGATGCTGAAATAGCTGGTGGCGATACATTATATGCCTTTTCTCATACCGGATATGACGGCCCTTGGACTGACATAAACGAAGACTTAGATAAAACAAATGCATTGCTTAAGCAAACCTATGAATTAGAAGACGGTTTTGTTAGCGCAACATTTATGGCCTATGACAATACATGGAACAGCGCCGATCAAATACCGGGTCGTGCCGTTGAGTCTGGCTTAATCGACGAATTTGGTTCACTTGATACCAGCGTAGGTGGCGAATCATCGCGTTATAGTTTAAGTGTCGATTGGCAACAAGGTCAGTGGCAAGCAAATGCCTATACCATCAACTACGACATGACATTGTGGTCAAACTTTACTTACATGCTGGACGATACCCTTGATGGCGATCAGTTTGAACAAGTTGACGAACGTACTATTTGGGGCGGTTCACTAAGCTATACATTAGACGAAATAAAGCTATCGAATGGCATGCCTATGAACAACGTGGTTGGCGTTGAGCTTCGTAATGATGATGTTGCAGAAGTTGGTTTATTCCGCACTAAAGAACGTCAACGTCTTGGTACTATTCGTCGTGACAGCGTGGATGAATTTAGCTTAGGTTCTTACTGGCAAAACAGCATTGACTGGAATGAACGCGTTCGCACTGTGATTGGGCTTCGCCATGATTTCTACGACTTTGATGTGCGTGATCTCGTTGGCAATGGTATGGGTCTAACAAATATAAATAACGTTAATCTTGCGGCTAATAGTGGTGAGTCCGACGACTCGCAAACCTCTTTAAAAGCCAATATTATTTATTCAATCAATGACGCTTGGGAAGGTTACCTTTCATACGGCCAGGGCTTCCACTCTAATGATGCTAGAGGCACAACAATACGCATTGACCCATCAAACGGTGACGCAGTTGACGCAGTAAATCCTCTTGTTAAATCAACAGGCTACGAACTAGGTTTACGCGGCTACATGAGTGAATTGTTTAACGTTTCTATTGCATTATGGCAATTAGAATTAGACAGCGAATTACTATTTGTTGGCGATGCCGGTAATACTGAAGCCAGCGACGCGTCTGAACGTCATGGTTTAGAGCTAACCACCTATTACTATTTTAATGAAACGTTAAGCGTTGATTTAGAATACGCGTACACAGAAGCCAAATTTTCGGGTAATCCAGACGGTGGCGACTTAATTCCTGGCGCACCAAAACACGTTGTTCAAGCGGGTGTAAATGTGGATATTGACGATGCTTGGTTTGGTAGTTTTAGGCTGAGATATTTTGGTAAACGTCCATTAATCGAAGATGGGTCGGTTTATTCTGATGCGAGCTTTATCAGTAACTTAAGAGTGGGTTACCGCGATGGCCCACTGACTTACAAAGTGGACGTGTTAAATTTAACAAACAGTAACGACCACGATATTGACTACTTTTACGAGTCTCAATTAGCGTCAGAAATGAACCCTGTTGAAGATATTCATTACCACGCCTTTGAACCGCGTACGATAAGACTGTCGGTGAACTATCAATTTTAA